A DNA window from Hordeum vulgare subsp. vulgare chromosome 1H, MorexV3_pseudomolecules_assembly, whole genome shotgun sequence contains the following coding sequences:
- the LOC123401263 gene encoding uncharacterized protein LOC123401263 — translation MKEVKKYQDKRNEGKLKFHIGGCLPMLPVIYMDHIDIPRGCIVDHTIDYSLPRACFVKELDFTAVIAVDTIEDGFGKRPLHFTLRNNQVYVIHRAACQVTNKASMSATEIPDMVGADGVQQPTEGATNKADGTTRNVHEPPPKNTEGGDDVCGSLEDWLHPLPTFDELELPPHMRAIFNKHKDIHAAELKGALSSFGSLLEGIYLKRMGLMLSEASKAGFRSDEAKHDVTFHAAGAPAPGMCKATANDSSPQQQKKRDTNTGTVNASVTISSPQQPKQPNNLEQEACIDDTIEEAQVEVSSGQGHDQKHPTLKRAAPTESTAAKLPKMKKKKIDAMDDAIYQRYCCTNYKIKDPPRGEPLPSFIRIGGFDISFKHFSNGLKKRAHVNNEVMSLYIESFNIEHMYSSSKPRKFAFSAHVAVS, via the exons ATGAAGGAAGTTAAGAAATACCAGGATAAGAGGAATGAAGGCAAACTAAAATTCCATATTGGCGGTTGTCTACCAATGCTTCCG GTAATTTACATGGACCACATTGACATCCCAAGAGGATGTATAGTTGATCATACCATCGATTATTCTCTGCCACGGGCTTGTTTTGTGAAGGAGTTGGATTTCACCGCTGTTATTGCAGTTGATACCATTGAAGATGGTTTCGGGAAGCGCCCT CTCCACTTCACCTTACGCAACAACCAAGTTTATGTCATACATAGAGCAGCTTGCCAAGTTACCAACAAAGCTAGTATGTCCGCAACAGAGATTCCCGATATGGTTGGTGCTGATGGCGTCCAACAACCAACAGAAGGTGCTACAAACAAAGCTGATGGCACAACACGGAATGTGCATGAGCCACCTCCGAAAAACACGGAgggtggtgatgatgtgtgtggttCTTTGGAGGACTGGCTGCACCCTCTACCAACATTTGACGAATTAGAG CTGCCCCCACACATGCGTGCTATATTCAACAAGCATAAAGACATCCATGCTGCAGAACTTAAAGGTGCATTGAGCTCATTTGGGAGTTTGTTGGAGGGCATCTACCTCAAAAGAATGGGCCTGATGTTGTCTGAAGCATCCAAAGCTGGATTTAGGAGTGACGAAGCGAAACATGATGTCACTTTTCATGCagcaggagctcccgctcctggcATGTGCAAAGCAACTGCTAATGACTCGTCTCCGCAACAGCAGAAGAAACGGGATACTAATACAGGAACTGTCAATGCATCTGTCACAATTTCATCTCCACAGCAGCCCAAGCAGCCTAACAACTTGGAACAAG AAGCATGTATTGATGATACAATAGAGGAGGCACAGGTTGAAGTCAGCAGCGGGCAAGGCCATGATCAGAAGCATCCTACACTTAAGAGAGCTGCACCGACCGAATCAACCGCAGCAAAGTTGccaaaaatgaagaagaagaaaattgaTGCAATGGATGATGCGATATACCAGAGGTACTGTTGTACCAATTATAAGATAAAGGACCCACCCCGAGGCGAGCCACT CCCTTCGTTCATAAGGATAGGTGGTTTCGATATTTCATTCAAACATTTCAGCAACGGGCTCAAAAAGCGGGCTCATGTGAACAATGAGGTGATGTCACTCTATATTGAAAGTTTCAACATTGAGCACATGTACAGTTCAAGCAAGCCAAGGAAGTTTGCATTCTCAGCACATGTTGCTGTGAGTTAA